The region GACCACCTTCACGAAGCCGTCATGCGCGTCGAGAATCGTTGCCTTGGAGTTGCCGACGAACGGGAACTTGCCGACCTTGACGTTGTAGCCCTTCTCCTTGGCCTGCGCCTCGGTCAGACCCACGCTGCCGATCTGCGGCTCGGTGTAGGTGCAGCCCGGGATGCGGTTGCGGTGGATGGGCTTGGCGTACTTGCCCGCGATGCGCGCCGCTACGACCATGCCGGCCATCATGCCGGTGTGCGCCAGCTGCGGCATGCCGCCGACGATGTCGCCGATTGCGTAGACGCCGGGCTCGGTCGTCTCCATCCACTCGTTCGTCATGATGAAGTTGCGCTCGGGCTTGATGTTCGTCTTCTCCAGTCCGATGCCCTCTGTGCGTGGTGCGCGGCCAACCGCCATCAGGACCTTTTCGGCCTCCTTCGACTGCTGCTTGCCGGTCGAATCCGTCCACGTAACCTTAGCGCCGCCCTTGGTCTTCTCGATCTTCGTGTCCTTGATGGAGGTCTGCACCTCGATGCCGCGCTTCTTGAACTGACGCAGCAGCTCCTTCGAGACTTCCTCGTCCTCCACCGGAACGATCCGGGGCAGCACTTCGAGAATCGTCACGTCTGCGCCAAAGCTCTTGAAGATCGAGCCGAACTCCACACCCACCGCGCCCGAACCGATCACGATCAGCGACTTCGGTGCCTCGGCGATCTTCAGGATCTCGTAGTTCGTCAGGATGGTGTCGTCGGGCTTGAAGCCGGGCAGCACGCGAGCGTCAGAGCCCGTCGCGATAACGACCTTCTTCGCCTTGATCGTCTCCTGCTTGCCGTCGGCCAGCTTAACGTCAATGGTATGAACGCCGTCCTTCGCCGGGCCGGTCAGCTTGCCGTAGCCCTTGAAGGTGGTGATCTTGTTCTTCTTCATCAGGAAGTCGAGACCCTTGGTGT is a window of Edaphobacter sp. 12200R-103 DNA encoding:
- the lpdA gene encoding dihydrolipoyl dehydrogenase; its protein translation is MADTIFDVVVVGGGPAGYTCGIRAAQYGLKVALIDANDRLGGTCLLWGCIPTKALLFTAEIWDHLKHANTYGIEGVDKPKLNWKQVMARKDDVITRHTKGLDFLMKKNKITTFKGYGKLTGPAKDGVHTIDVKLADGKQETIKAKKVVIATGSDARVLPGFKPDDTILTNYEILKIAEAPKSLIVIGSGAVGVEFGSIFKSFGADVTILEVLPRIVPVEDEEVSKELLRQFKKRGIEVQTSIKDTKIEKTKGGAKVTWTDSTGKQQSKEAEKVLMAVGRAPRTEGIGLEKTNIKPERNFIMTNEWMETTEPGVYAIGDIVGGMPQLAHTGMMAGMVVAARIAGKYAKPIHRNRIPGCTYTEPQIGSVGLTEAQAKEKGYNVKVGKFPFVGNSKATILDAHDGFVKVVSDAKYGEILGVHIIGPYATEIIAEAVTAIQLEATVEEMMFTIHAHPTVAESLSDAFASVEGKAINV